Genomic window (Helianthus annuus cultivar XRQ/B chromosome 3, HanXRQr2.0-SUNRISE, whole genome shotgun sequence):
aatagcaggtatgctccctatggtttgttattttgaatCCACAAAATGTATCTTTTTTAATGAGCTCCACGTCCCTGCGTTGCTAACCATCCTCCCAGTGAACACCACTTGGTTACTACTCCACATTGTTGTGTACCAACATTATTTTAGGGTCCAAGAGTAGTCTCTACTACGACCTATTCATGATGAACCCATCATCAAACCTTAATTTTGTTGATCCTGCGCCGATAAATTTCATTACCAAGATCTTGAGGAAATGACTCGTGTTAAAAACAAGTCGACGTCCTCCCCAACATGTGAAGATCGAAATTTGAAGCTGGTGGCTTTGCGGAGGTGACCTTGTGGGAGAGATGGTTGATTAAGCCTGGGAATCAAAGTAAGAGCTCCGGATCTACTACGAACCACCTCTTTCAGTCACGATGGCCGAAGACTGAAATGGTTACCATAGACATCAATTTTGGGGAGCCTAAAAAACTAGATGGAGACTTGCTAGTTGTTTCAGACAATATGGGAGATACAAAGTGGCTAAGGTATCAAAGTGGCTAATATAAGATGGAAGGATTGGTGTAGATTTGATTTGTAAGGTGTGTTCTGTTTTGCTCTAGCGATTTGCTAGTAGCGTTTTTGGTATGAAAgttgctgttcaaaaaaaaatcaaagtggctAATAATTACACTTTTGATGaatattatatctttataaatttgactttatttattttaaacaaaCTAATAATTACACTTTTGATGAGTATTATATCTATAAAAATTTGTTGCACCTACACCATATTATTACAAGTGGCTGAGGCATCCAAAGCCCTATTCAGATTTTTTTAGATATGTAAAAGAAGATGAAAAAGATTATATATTTGTCAAGCGATCAACAATATAACaaacatgtgtgtgtgtgtgtttaacAGTTAAAACTTCAGTCTTTGGCCACAGCCAAACCCATTGCTTGCAAGAATAAGTGCAAGTCGAGATTTATAAATTCTTGAGTTTACAAACACATAACCACGAGCCAGTCTCGGCCCCTCTGCTAATTATCACTGATTGATCAATCACAAGAACCGGAGAACTCtgaaacatgggaaaataatcaTGTAGGCGGTTGCCATGTTCCTGGTCTAAATGAGGCACCCGATCCTGTTGGCTCTGCTGACCTGTAAACGAGTATAGTTAGGGGTGCCAAAATGATCAGGTTAGATAACAGGTCAAAAAAAAGTCCGGCTTGAAAAGGTCAATTTTCGTAGGGGTCACAACGGGTTGGCCCGTTCCTTTTCAACTACTTTTCCGATTCGGTTTTCAAAAATACGTGGTGTGGAAAAGAACAAAGAGCACTTACTCTGGTTCTTGTTTTGCTTGATCTTGGACCTCTTTCTCCTCTTGTGTCTTGGTACTCCTGTGTTTGGAAATTCAAATTAAATTAAACATAAAAGGAATCCTGGTATGTTGACGAGCTTAAGTAGACCAAATAAGGACTGATAGGTCAATTGACTTACCGCTTGCTACTTGTCGCTTCAGATGCTTCCCCAGATTTATCAACTTCATGAAAAACattcataataaataaaattgTCATATATATAGGCGGCTGATCATTAGTTATAATTATTTTTCGAAAATAACTGAAAGAGGAGTTTGATAGTGAGTTTAAATTGTTGGGGCCAAATGGGTCAGGTCAGTTGACCCTGAAcacttcttctttttttttttttttttttttttgcaaaaaattataactaaataaataaaatcttaaatcTGTATACATGATTTACACTTTACCTTCTGAGGCAACGGGGAGTTGCTGAATGAAACTTTTTAGGTCCGGGCCATCGCCTTTACCTATACAAATGTAAGCGAGGTGAATAAGCAAAGGATATTGATCCATATGTTTTCAGTTAAAGTTGAAAATTTATAATTAAAGTGAAAAAGGAAAATGTAGTGTACCCATGCTTGTTATTTTACGACCACTGCCTTCCCTCgctttcttttcttcctcttcCTTCTTGAGAACTTGATCATATAAAAGTAATTATTAGTTATTACACAAGGGTTTCATATGATCAGGTACGAAATAACAATAGATGACAATTAGAATATGAGCAAAGCTTAGACGACACTTACGGGCAACGTTTTCTTTAACACGCTGACGCCTTGCCTCCAGTATAGCCATCTCCTGAAAACAACATGATAAATTTTGTCAACAAATAATAAAGGAAATCCACAACACATCTTCATAGACAAACTGTAGAAATTAGTCAAATGGTAACTTCTAGAAGTGATAATCTCTAAGAGCATAACCTATAACCCTGTTATTTGTTCCAAGATCTGAATGGAATCTCGTATCTCTTAGGAAGCTTATGAGGTATTCAAATTGCTTTCCTAACTTCTCTCTTGGCGAACGTGAATTTCAGGTTTTGAGCTTGGGAAGACGATTGACAGTGCTAAAGCCGAAGGCAAGTTTTtggataaatcatcagaaaagATTTCATGTACCGCTTTAAGTCTACAAAATTACGTTAAGTTGTGGCATCATAGACTTGGTCGGTCATCGTATATTTGAGAAAAAAATGttttttcatttattcaataTAAATCCTAACTTGTTTGAATGTGAAAATTGTGACTTATCAAAGCATATTAGACATTCTAATGATCCATCTCCTTACAAAGTCTATCACCCATTCTATTTCGTCCATAAGTATGTACTGGGAGCATCTCGTATTAGAAATCTTTCTGGTTCAAGGTGATTCGGTCCGCCATGTCTTACCTGCATATCCAGATTCTATCCACTTTAAGACTCAAAGTAATCGGTCGCACAACGTTTGTTTACAAAAAAGCACCAAAGCTCAACAAACGTAGAGCTTCTGTCCGTGAAGTGTTTTCCTACGATATTTTACAACTCAACATGGTTAACAATGTTATTCTCCAACCACTAAAGACAGTTCTATCGTTCTGTAAATGTTAGATTTTTCAGGATAAACATTTCTATCAGCAACCTAACATTCAGGGTGAGAATCACCACGAGGAATATCAGTTTCTGGATCTGCCCAATTCTTTGAATCCACAACCATTGTAGTCGAAGGCATAGGGCGAACTCAAAGTGCAAAGGGTGACAACTACATAACTGGCATCGAATGCTTTACTAAACGAGGAGCTTGAGAAAAGTGTATACCGGATGTGCCCCTCGTACTCGAGTCATCTAGCAATCCAGGCAAACTATGCAGGTTGAGAGAATCCCTTTATGGTTTGTAGCACCGTGTGTCGCCAAACAAATCAGTTTCACCGGGTCCAAGACGGACCACATGATGTTTTACCAAGCATTCCTCATTCCCCAGGTGGCAAGATTGCCATTATGATCATTTATGTATACAATATTATTCTTAACATTGTTCAAAGAAAACAAAAAAGCTATAGGCGGTACTAGGAAGAGagttaggtgttgtttgttttttcagaggtaaaaggtctgcagtctgcggaccacatctgcaggagaagatgtgaaccaaatgtctgcagtctgcaaggagaagagggtttgttttttttctacaaaaaccacttcacacacacacacaacacacacaacagTTCTCTCTCTCTGCCttgaactctctctctctacaatctgTCACCACCACTGCccatagcaccaccaccaccgcaccacctccgccatcacaccaccgcctctctctctctctcaccgatctctctctctgtatggtctctctctctctctcaccgatctctctctctctctgtacgGTCTCTCTCTCACCGATCTGGGTTTTGTTTTAATTGATGggtttggtggtggtgggttttgacgatggtggtggtggaggtggtggctgagatgtggtggtggaggtggtggcggaggtggaggtggtgttgGAGGTGGTGTCggcaggtggaggtggaggtggtgtcggaggtggaggtggagctaGGATTTTGGAGCAGATGGATGTTTTGAAGAGGGAGAAGAGGTTGGCAGAGGTTTGAAGACATGGGGAAGGATCTGCTTGGGGAAGAGGTGAGGCAGAGGTAAAAGCTCTGCAGatcttcaagaaaacaaacaagctgcaggacCCTTATGTCTGCGCgcgtctgcgcgacgcagacataagtgcTCAGAAGAGCTTTTGGCGTAAGGACTTCGGTCAAAAGAATTTGTTGAATGTAAATAAAGACATCACAATTATTGAACCGAGTTTTCTGCTCTCTCCCGCTTGTTGTCATCTTTCTTACAAAAATCAAGAAGGCTAAAAAGTAAAATAACAGCCAAAAAGATTCATGTTGCCAACCCAGTCAAAGGTTAAAATTTACCTCTGGTGTTGGAGCCACCTTGCGCTGCCCATTCAGCCAACATATCCATTCGACTACAAAGAAAGTCACAAACAATGCTTTAACacaacaacaaaaataaaaatgaatagCTTTTCTCGATTAAAACCTAAGCATGCGCATCAATTCATACTTTTGCAAGCAAAAAGCTTTTACTTTGCTATAGAAACACGCGACCATCATAGCTCTAAAAGTAGGGCTGCAAACCaaccaaacgttcagcgaacagttgtGAACAATTCGGCggaaagttcgtttgtgttcgttcgtttaataaatgaatgaacacaaacaagaaatttcaagatttaatacatgTTCGGATAATTGGGTTAGTATATTTTGAGCGGATCTACATAATGTTTGTGATGAAAGATGTCGATTTTATTCAAGATTTAAtacatgttcgtttgtgttcctTTCTGTTCATGAAcgcgtgttcgtgttcgtttgcgtttatttgtgttcatgaacgttcgtttgtgttcgtctGCGTTCGCTTTTGTCCAGTACCtacaattaacaaacaaacacagaCGAACATGAACACGtgcatttccttaatgaacgaacacgaacataaaatctcgttcagtAAGTGTTCAAGAACAGTTTGTGACCACGTTATTTCCTTCACAAGCGAACACCAACAAGGCCTTaatcgtgttcgttcggttcgtttgcagccctagctAAAAGCATGCTAGTATTATTGTTAATATCAAGATTAATTTCTTTGAAACTGAATAATTCTATCAATAAAATAATTTTAAACCTGACATTCTTGATTCAGACAATGACAAACTGTTATAAAGATCGATATTTCTCGTACAGACATACCTGGAATGGAGGTCGAATCAACTTCCCCTTTGAATTCTACCCACCGCTTCTCCTTCACTGTTGCAACAATAGTGTATCGTCATACAAGATATATTTACAAGATGTATTTCAATCTAATGTCTGCTATATGATGATTATAAGTGTGCCAAATATGTAACCAGCAACACATGTCATAAGATACATGTGCCTCAATTAAATTTCTAACTACAAACAATAAGTAATCCTACCTATAATTATATTCCAATGATTTGATCTTGATCTTGATCCTCTTTCTACCAACCTTGGTTTCAAAATGCGCGCATTATGCGCATAATGCGCTAATGAGAGCGCATCGCCACAGCTGATGTGTTGCGTTTACATGATGCGAGAATAATGCGCCTATTTCGCATAATGCGCTCCGATGCACGCAACATTGGTTGTTATGTTTTTTTTcctagattgtatgaaatgggttGTGTTTTttcaataattaatattttaatatgCTTGATTTGGACCATTAAGGTTCCTAAACACGTTTTCTGGTTCTATAAACATTTTAGTATCCTTGATTTGAACCAAAAAGCACAACTTTTAACTTCTTATTAGGCTGCACGGTATGGAACCGTCCCCCACCCCCGTCTTGGTTCGGCGCCGGCGTCAACCCATCCCCCCCCTCCCGTCTTCAACGTCGAGGATCCGACGTTCAGGACGATCCAAATGGTGGGCCCCCTTTTTATCAAGTTGCAACTCTTATGCTTTAGTGATTTGTACATTAGGCTGGTGGTACTTGTACATAGTGGTGGGAtcatcctcccataccctctagttttgtgggatggaccttccttgggaggactatgacgtagcgcctacgtggcggatcatcctcccttggaggaccatcaccataccctctagccttacGTCAGTCGTTTTAGTTTGAGTATGTTTTTATAACTTCTtatgtataaataattttttagTATTCTTTTATAAAGATCGCATCGCATACGTGATTTTTGGACCAAACGCATCGGAGTGCATCACGCAATTTAAAACCAAGCTACCAACAACATAAAACATCATTAACTTATAATCCCAACTTTATCTATCCCACTAAGATAGCAAGAAAGCACTCTAAGAATTGTTAATTGTTGTAACAGGGGGACAAACTAAGATTAATTTGACAACAATTATGAATTGCATAGATCATACAGCATCCtgtaattaaaataacatatgaTTTGAAGTGAGGCAAATAAACTGGATAAAGAGAAAGAAAGAGGACGCACTTACTGATACCGTCGATCTGTTCAGTACGAACATAGTATTGATTTCCTGCTTTGTCGGCTCCCATGAATGTTCGATTTCTCAACATTGCTGATAACCTCGACCATATTCTTGACATTTCTACCTTCAAATTTACGAATGAAATGGTACGTTGTGGATGAAATTAGGGCAAATTAAATCAAAGAAATCGATGAGAATAGCGGTCTTCGGTGTTAAAATACGGTGTTGTTTGGGGGTTATTCGGTTTTTTCAATAGAACTAGCAAGTGACGGGTGCGTCGTAAATATCGAATaaattagtccaaacgttataacGTTATGTGATGTATTAATTATATGAAAACATGCGTTTTGATGTATCTGGTAGAACTcgatgtaacctatataagcattgcgatttgatcaaaacataaagcaaagtaggggtgttcatcgaatcgaatatcgaattttcgaattattcgaatcgaattattcgaataatttttacTTTCCCTTGAATTCGTTTTTGATTAAAACATtccgaattcgattcgaattcgtattcgaataaaaaacccaattcatattcgattaaaaaatcgaattcgaataaattcgatttgattCAGATTCTTTTCAAACATATAAAAAAttatcaaaatgaaacataaattttaaagcagccataaaGCACCATATCAAATTAAAAAGTTCTAAATAAAACACCATAAGTCTAAAACTCAAAACAAGAAGTTGGAAATAACCactccacattacaagttaatatttttagggttagaaatctattgatagatttgttacttagcTTTAGTTATGAGTCATGTAGTAggtttggtaatgggtaattttaatacttggaataaattttgaaaataatttatagcatagcccaataaaagttatatatgtattatatataaaaataaaaatgtataatttttattcgaacgaatcgaatcgaatttgaaattataaattcgtattcgatttatttgactcgaattgaatcgaaacgaattcttgataatcgaatcgaatttcgaatttttcgaattcgaaacgaagtCTGAACACCCCTAAAGTAAATCATATGTGACCCgagtcatacatagaaaacgtaaggGGTATAACGAAAAAGCTGACGATAGCTTTTAAAAGGGGAAAAAATAAACCACAATATAACTTCACTCGGAtcgaaacaaaatttacaaaacattcataaaataatcacggaaacatattatatttgacctgacttgtttcccaaaaaaaaaaaaaaaacttacgtcgaaacatacaccaactcgaatttatacgaaacgtacattaaaatatttcatgtaaaaatgttttttttaataaaatgtattatatttaacTGACTCGTTTACATAAAAATTTTACGTCGAAATGTGGAGCAAATCAAGTTTATAcagacacgtacataaaaatatgcacataaaaaaatagtttttcttaAGTAAATGAGGTATAGCGAACTCGAAACAAACTATTAGTAAAAAAACCTAATAGGCTAAATACATTCGTAAAATCGTACCAAGTAGCATTAATGCCACACCACTGCCAGCGACCACCAACATCAGAAATGCtcgtacaaataaaatatataaaaaggtAAAAAATAAAATCGAATGAAAAAtaaacgtaaaatcgttgaatcaCGCACGCCCGTTGCGGCgcgttaatgcgaagaaattagacataaacgtaaaatgtagaaaaaaataactaagtcgatttagggcCTACGCGTTGCGACAAACTTgtcaaacggagaaaaatagacgtGTTGCGATTGGCCTATTAAACGGGAAAAAACAGACGAAAAAACGTTAAACCCCACATGCGATAGATGAAAAGTAAAACGGATGAAACGTAAAACGGAAAACTTGCGATAGATGAAAAGTATGGGGGTACAAAGTTGAAACTAaaaaagtgttggggttaaattataaaatatgaaaagctttgagttaaaagtaaaaaagtcaaaggggttaaaatataaaagaaaaaaaaaccctttAGGTTAAAAGTGCAAAATGTTTTTTTGTAACCCCCATGCACATGTTACAACAGCATAAAGCAAGAACATGATGCTAATTTATATGTTGGAAATATCTTGGTCCAATGTTTGGTATGAAGCCTTTCAGGAGCTTCTAGTTttaagttttaagtttttatgaaaaaaacTCATACTCAATAAGAATCTTtatttggttgaaggagcttgaagcttttggttgaacgctcctactagtaccgtttagaaggagctacaagcttatagggaaaaatgactattttaacatATAAAGATAATAAACTTTTTAGTGCAccaactttttaaattttttttcctaAAGATAACGAAAAATCAAATTATTAGTTGTCTCTTAAACAAATTCTTTGATTATTTATTTTTTCTAAGTATAACGAAAAAAACAAATTCTTAGTTATTAAAAGATAACAAGATTAATGATTTAATAGTATTATATTATGTTCTCGACTGTTCGTCAATGACTATgttttatttaattgaaaatgaccATGCTTTATTTATTTGAGAAGGAacttatatgtgtgtgtatgtgtgtgatTACGTTTAGTATTATGTGTTTAGTTATGTCCATCTtgatcattttatacattttattaaaagttcCAGCTACTCTGTCAAATAcctaaatatatctaaaaagctacagcttccagccaccagctacttttgccaaacatacccccAAATAAGATTTGGGTTAACTGGTTTTGGGTTATTTAGGCTGGTTTCATTGTTATTCCGGTTTCTATATACTAATTCAATGCATACTTTACCATTTAACTTAACAATATAttcaataaataataataagCACGAAATGTTAAATAAAAACACGCCCAATATAATATTTCGTTCAAAATCATGTAGG
Coding sequences:
- the LOC110929685 gene encoding NADH dehydrogenase [ubiquinone] 1 alpha subcomplex assembly factor 2 isoform X2, whose product is MSRIWSRLSAMLRNRTFMGADKAGNQYYVRTEQIDGIMKEKRWVEFKGEVDSTSIPVEWICWLNGQRKVAPTPEEMAILEARRQRVKENVALLKKEEEEKKAREGSGRKITSMGKGDGPDLKSFIQQLPVASEVDKSGEASEATSSKRTKTQEEKEVQDQAKQEPESAEPTGSGASFRPGTWQPPT
- the LOC110929685 gene encoding uncharacterized protein LOC110929685 isoform X3; the protein is MFVLNRSTVSVMKEKRWVEFKGEVDSTSIPVEWICWLNGQRKVAPTPEEMAILEARRQRVKENVALLKKEEEEKKAREGSGRKITSMGKGDGPDLKSFIQQLPVASEVDKSGEASEATSSKRSTKTQEEKEVQDQAKQEPESAEPTGSGASFRPGTWQPPT
- the LOC110929685 gene encoding uncharacterized protein LOC110929685 isoform X1, which translates into the protein MSRIWSRLSAMLRNRTFMGADKAGNQYYVRTEQIDGIMKEKRWVEFKGEVDSTSIPVEWICWLNGQRKVAPTPEEMAILEARRQRVKENVALLKKEEEEKKAREGSGRKITSMGKGDGPDLKSFIQQLPVASEVDKSGEASEATSSKRSTKTQEEKEVQDQAKQEPESAEPTGSGASFRPGTWQPPT